A DNA window from Selenomonas sp. oral taxon 126 contains the following coding sequences:
- a CDS encoding nucleotidyltransferase family protein: protein MILTIDEIRAKIRPICEQYRVEKVWLFGSYARGEAREDSDVDLHVKAADEMRFLELGGFYADLEEALGKEIDLITRIPEEYKIFKKYVEREEILIYDSERERCTDSPAYRQAL, encoded by the coding sequence ATGATTCTCACCATCGACGAAATCCGCGCGAAAATCCGCCCCATCTGCGAGCAATATAGGGTAGAGAAAGTCTGGCTCTTCGGCTCATACGCACGCGGTGAAGCGCGTGAGGACAGCGATGTGGATCTTCACGTCAAAGCAGCCGATGAAATGAGGTTTCTCGAACTCGGAGGTTTTTATGCAGACCTTGAAGAAGCTCTGGGGAAGGAAATTGATTTGATTACCAGAATCCCGGAGGAGTATAAAATATTCAAAAAATATGTGGAAAGAGAGGAGATATTGATCTATGACAGTGAGCGAGAAAGATGCACAGATTCTCCAGCATATCGTCAAGCACTGTGA
- a CDS encoding DUF721 domain-containing protein — MRTTLGTADAGEDVRAAIHRLGPAFERDYITHTTLSHWADIMGDMIARRVRAVAVRDGKLFLYTPDATWKNEMRMSAPEIVQRVNNYAGGRMVRDIAFARNARPEPIPSEEGADTETPAAYARAVVQTGLTDEEIARGTALAGAVSDGELATRIQRAYQVARKAHRLKEQRGLVPCPSCGRMVDNVCLDCRRAEERSVRREVRAILRREPWAKLADIVHRVPSCDALMLGSERADLVRQIAGETEYTAQDSENARLLTMLHRGLPPEGVTAKKIQSTFWELRNELITTREFWEEMKKRKAKKK, encoded by the coding sequence ATGCGCACAACACTTGGCACAGCGGATGCGGGCGAAGACGTGCGCGCCGCCATCCACCGCCTCGGCCCCGCCTTCGAGCGCGACTACATCACGCACACCACCCTCTCCCACTGGGCAGACATCATGGGCGACATGATCGCGCGCCGCGTCCGCGCCGTCGCCGTGCGTGACGGCAAACTCTTCCTCTACACACCCGACGCCACATGGAAGAACGAGATGCGCATGAGTGCGCCCGAGATCGTCCAACGCGTCAACAACTACGCGGGCGGGCGCATGGTGCGGGACATCGCCTTTGCCCGCAACGCGCGCCCCGAACCCATTCCAAGCGAGGAGGGGGCGGATACAGAGACACCCGCCGCCTACGCGCGCGCCGTCGTTCAGACGGGACTCACAGATGAGGAGATTGCGCGCGGTACAGCGCTCGCGGGAGCAGTCAGCGACGGTGAACTCGCAACGCGCATCCAACGCGCCTATCAAGTCGCGCGCAAGGCACATCGACTCAAAGAGCAGCGCGGACTTGTGCCCTGTCCCTCCTGCGGACGTATGGTTGACAATGTCTGCCTCGACTGCCGGCGCGCCGAGGAGCGTAGCGTGCGCCGCGAAGTGCGCGCCATCCTGCGGCGCGAGCCGTGGGCAAAGCTCGCCGACATCGTGCACCGCGTCCCATCCTGTGATGCCCTCATGCTCGGCAGCGAGCGCGCCGACCTCGTCCGTCAGATCGCGGGCGAGACCGAGTACACCGCGCAGGACAGCGAGAACGCCCGCCTCCTCACCATGCTCCATCGCGGACTCCCGCCCGAGGGGGTCACGGCGAAGAAGATACAGAGCACATTCTGGGAACTCCGAAACGAACTCATCACCACGCGCGAATTCTGGGAAGAGATGAAGAAGCGCAAGGCGAAAAAGAAATAA
- a CDS encoding WG repeat-containing protein, translating into MTQRGKLRSMIAAMTATCLLLAMPTSQAAGAGSSAVQMRTVEGTTTAAAEQSAPLAAEQLDRAPAAEMNAAPVRASAPFAIVRAGKKWGALTPAGTLAIPAEYDEIVPYAEHLFAVRQGGKWGIAGADGRMIVPVSYKSIDPMTADTIIVQDAKDRRGAYDAAGHLLLPVEFRAVSPFYDGVSCVEQKKDRFVFFRRDGSRLSSETYAWARPFSEGLAVAAKSKKKAGYIDTTGTMVIPAKYEAAQDFSEGLAPVMHRGKWGFIDKAGAFVIKPKLRTDSISGFHEGLALVKEKKGWNFIDRNGKKVFHTRYEAVAPFEGGLAEVGRETRTANIGGFLLKTLVIVKNLPTFGRDIEMFDEKMKRGYIDKTGAEVISTKHDYISDFEDGMALVRRGGKWGMVDRTGSYIVAPEYSALRRFSEDMAAVKDGDKWGFVGRDGQIAIAPAYEEVHDFHEDLAVVSKGQKSFFIDKTGRVPFLVPSTITALGDFASGLAPAKIGEKWGFIDHTGTIVIAPAYDEALTFFQ; encoded by the coding sequence ATGACACAACGCGGGAAGCTGCGCAGCATGATTGCGGCGATGACGGCGACGTGCCTCCTGCTCGCAATGCCCACCTCTCAGGCGGCAGGGGCGGGCAGCAGCGCAGTACAGATGCGGACGGTAGAGGGCACGACCACCGCAGCAGCGGAGCAGAGTGCACCCCTCGCAGCAGAGCAGCTCGATCGCGCCCCCGCCGCCGAGATGAATGCCGCTCCCGTGCGCGCGTCCGCCCCCTTTGCCATTGTCCGCGCAGGGAAAAAATGGGGCGCACTCACACCTGCCGGCACACTCGCGATTCCGGCGGAGTACGATGAGATCGTCCCCTACGCCGAACATCTCTTCGCCGTGCGGCAGGGCGGGAAATGGGGCATCGCGGGTGCAGACGGCAGGATGATCGTCCCTGTATCCTACAAGAGCATCGATCCAATGACGGCAGATACCATCATCGTACAGGACGCAAAGGATCGGCGCGGCGCGTACGATGCGGCAGGGCATCTCCTCCTGCCCGTAGAGTTCCGCGCCGTCAGCCCGTTCTACGATGGTGTCTCCTGCGTCGAGCAGAAGAAGGACAGATTCGTTTTCTTCCGCCGCGACGGCAGCCGCCTGAGCAGCGAAACCTATGCGTGGGCGCGCCCGTTCTCGGAGGGGCTTGCTGTCGCCGCAAAATCCAAGAAAAAGGCAGGCTACATTGACACGACGGGGACAATGGTCATCCCCGCGAAATACGAAGCCGCACAGGACTTCAGCGAGGGGCTTGCCCCCGTCATGCACAGGGGGAAATGGGGCTTTATCGACAAAGCAGGTGCATTTGTCATCAAGCCGAAGCTGCGCACGGACAGCATCAGCGGCTTTCACGAGGGACTGGCGCTCGTAAAGGAGAAGAAGGGCTGGAACTTTATCGACCGCAACGGGAAAAAGGTCTTTCATACGCGCTATGAGGCAGTCGCGCCATTTGAAGGGGGACTCGCGGAGGTCGGGCGCGAGACGCGGACGGCGAACATCGGCGGTTTTCTGCTGAAAACCCTCGTCATCGTCAAGAATCTGCCCACCTTCGGCAGGGACATCGAGATGTTCGACGAGAAGATGAAGCGCGGCTACATCGACAAGACCGGCGCCGAGGTCATATCCACCAAGCACGACTACATCTCCGACTTTGAGGACGGCATGGCTCTCGTGCGGAGGGGCGGCAAATGGGGCATGGTCGACCGCACGGGCAGCTACATTGTGGCGCCGGAGTACAGTGCGCTCCGCCGCTTCTCCGAGGACATGGCGGCGGTGAAGGACGGCGACAAGTGGGGCTTTGTCGGACGCGACGGCCAGATCGCAATCGCGCCTGCCTACGAGGAGGTGCATGACTTCCACGAGGATCTCGCTGTCGTCTCCAAGGGACAAAAATCCTTCTTTATCGACAAGACGGGGCGCGTCCCCTTCCTCGTCCCGAGCACGATCACGGCGCTCGGCGACTTCGCATCGGGACTTGCCCCCGCGAAGATCGGGGAGAAATGGGGCTTTATCGACCACACGGGCACGATCGTCATCGCCCCTGCATACGATGAGGCACTCACCTTCTTTCAGTAA
- the gyrB gene encoding DNA topoisomerase (ATP-hydrolyzing) subunit B: MAKTIDLSANEEQVEVRPMTEAEAKEAAEMADMPDLSGIAISAEEMGDEVTAVDADYGAGQIQVLEGLEAVRKRPGMYIGSTSERGLHHLVYEVVDNSIDEALAGYCDTVEVVIHRDNSITVTDNGRGIPVDMHESGMPAVEVVLTVLHAGGKFGGDGYKVSGGLHGVGVSVVNALSSAMDVEVRRDGEIHAISFTRGVTREKLHTIGTCETTGTRVHFIPDPEIFTVTTYSFETLKHRLRELAFLNHGITITLVDERGEEERRETFHFDGGIRSFVSHLNRKKETINEEPIYFNGVKDDTVVEIAMQYNDSYQENIYSFVNNINTEEGGTHLAGFKIALTRAANDFARRLNVLKDKDGNLSGEDVREGLTAVISLKVREPQFEGQTKTKLGNSEVRGIVDSIVTEGLTEYFEENPTVTKKVLDKALMASRAREAARKARELTRRKNALEVSSLPGKLADCSVKDPDQCEIYIVEGDSAGGSAKQGRDRRFQAILPLRGKILNVEKARLDKIFANAEIRTMITAFGTGIGEEFDLAKRRYSKIIIMTDADVDGAHIRTLLLTFFYRYMKPLVDHGHVYIAQPPLYQIRKDKKHFYTYSDAEQEKKLDEIGREGVTIQRYKGLGEMNPEQLWETTMNPEGRTMLQVGAEDAEAADELFTILMGDKVEPRRQFIEENARLVRNLDI, encoded by the coding sequence ATGGCAAAGACAATCGACCTAAGTGCAAACGAAGAGCAGGTGGAGGTTCGCCCGATGACCGAGGCGGAGGCGAAGGAAGCCGCTGAGATGGCAGATATGCCCGACCTCTCCGGCATCGCCATCTCCGCCGAGGAGATGGGCGACGAGGTGACCGCTGTCGACGCCGACTACGGCGCGGGACAGATTCAGGTGCTCGAGGGACTCGAGGCGGTGCGCAAGCGTCCCGGTATGTACATCGGCTCGACATCGGAGCGCGGACTGCATCACCTCGTCTATGAGGTTGTGGACAACTCCATCGACGAGGCGCTCGCGGGCTACTGCGACACCGTCGAGGTCGTCATCCACAGGGACAACAGCATCACCGTCACGGACAATGGGCGCGGCATCCCCGTCGATATGCACGAGAGCGGCATGCCCGCCGTTGAGGTTGTGCTCACCGTCCTCCATGCGGGCGGCAAGTTCGGCGGCGACGGCTACAAGGTCTCGGGCGGTCTGCACGGCGTCGGCGTCTCTGTCGTCAACGCGCTCTCCTCGGCGATGGATGTCGAGGTGCGCCGCGACGGCGAGATTCACGCCATCTCCTTTACGCGCGGCGTCACACGGGAGAAGCTGCACACGATCGGCACCTGCGAGACCACGGGCACGCGCGTCCACTTCATCCCCGACCCCGAGATTTTCACCGTCACGACCTACAGCTTCGAGACGCTGAAGCACCGCCTGCGCGAGCTGGCGTTTCTCAACCACGGCATCACCATCACCCTCGTCGACGAGCGCGGCGAGGAGGAGCGCCGCGAGACCTTCCATTTCGACGGCGGCATCCGCTCCTTTGTCTCTCATCTGAACCGCAAGAAGGAGACCATCAACGAGGAGCCGATCTACTTCAACGGCGTGAAGGACGACACCGTTGTCGAGATCGCGATGCAGTACAACGACAGCTATCAGGAGAATATCTACAGCTTCGTCAACAACATCAACACCGAGGAGGGCGGCACCCACCTCGCGGGCTTCAAGATCGCCCTCACGCGCGCGGCGAACGACTTCGCGCGGCGGCTGAACGTGCTGAAGGACAAGGACGGCAACCTCTCGGGCGAGGACGTGCGCGAGGGACTCACCGCCGTTATTAGCCTCAAAGTGCGTGAGCCGCAGTTCGAGGGGCAGACCAAGACGAAGCTCGGCAACTCCGAGGTGCGCGGCATCGTCGACTCCATCGTCACCGAGGGGCTGACCGAGTACTTCGAGGAGAACCCCACCGTCACGAAGAAGGTACTGGACAAGGCACTCATGGCGTCCCGTGCACGCGAGGCGGCACGCAAGGCACGCGAGCTGACGCGCCGCAAGAATGCGCTCGAGGTGTCGAGCCTGCCGGGCAAGCTCGCGGACTGCTCCGTGAAGGATCCCGACCAGTGCGAGATCTACATCGTTGAGGGCGACTCTGCGGGTGGCTCTGCAAAGCAGGGACGTGACCGCCGTTTCCAAGCGATCCTGCCCCTGCGCGGAAAAATATTGAACGTCGAAAAGGCGCGCCTCGACAAAATCTTTGCCAACGCCGAGATTCGTACAATGATAACGGCGTTCGGCACCGGCATCGGCGAGGAGTTCGACCTCGCGAAGCGCCGCTACAGCAAGATCATCATCATGACGGATGCGGACGTGGACGGCGCGCACATCCGCACGCTGCTTCTTACCTTCTTCTACCGCTACATGAAGCCGCTCGTCGACCACGGGCACGTCTACATCGCGCAGCCGCCGCTCTATCAGATCCGCAAGGACAAGAAGCATTTCTACACCTACTCCGACGCGGAGCAGGAGAAGAAGCTCGACGAGATCGGGCGCGAGGGCGTGACGATCCAGCGGTACAAGGGTCTCGGCGAGATGAACCCCGAGCAGCTCTGGGAGACCACCATGAACCCGGAGGGGCGCACCATGCTGCAGGTCGGCGCAGAGGACGCAGAGGCCGCCGACGAACTCTTTACCATCCTCATGGGCGACAAGGTCGAGCCGCGCCGCCAGTTCATCGAGGAGAACGCGCGTCTCGTGCGGAATCTGGATATTTGA
- a CDS encoding threonine aldolase family protein — protein MRTMGELLSFGSDYMEGAHEEILKRLVETNMEQTIGYGLDEYSEAAREKIRKACRAPHAEIHFLSGGTQVNRIVISALLRPYEGVIAADTGHISVHEAGAIECGGHKVLALPHTDGKLTARAIEKCLRAFHEDANRDHMVRPGMVYISHPTEYGTLYTMDELEIISAICRTNRIPLFLDGARLAYALGCPANELTLAAIARLCDAFYIGGTKCGALFGEAVVFPKPGIVPHFFTIVKQSGALLAKGRVLGIQFDTLFTDGLYERGGAHATLMADRIRAALTEKGYALASDAPTNQIFLALSPAQLAHLSAHVGMSFWEKQGKVTVMRIATSWATQDADVERLIALL, from the coding sequence ATGAGGACAATGGGTGAACTGCTTTCGTTCGGCTCGGACTATATGGAGGGCGCGCACGAAGAAATACTGAAACGGCTCGTGGAGACGAACATGGAGCAGACCATAGGCTACGGTCTGGACGAATACAGCGAAGCGGCGCGGGAGAAGATCCGCAAGGCATGCCGCGCGCCGCACGCAGAAATTCACTTCCTCTCAGGCGGCACACAGGTCAACCGCATCGTAATCTCGGCGCTGCTACGCCCCTACGAGGGCGTCATCGCCGCCGATACGGGGCATATCAGTGTGCACGAAGCGGGCGCAATCGAGTGCGGCGGACACAAGGTGCTCGCCCTCCCGCATACGGACGGCAAGCTCACCGCGCGCGCGATCGAGAAGTGTCTGCGCGCCTTTCACGAGGATGCAAACCGCGATCACATGGTACGCCCCGGCATGGTCTACATCTCGCACCCGACCGAATACGGCACGCTCTACACGATGGACGAGCTCGAGATCATCAGCGCCATCTGCCGCACGAATCGGATTCCCCTCTTCCTCGACGGCGCGCGTCTCGCCTACGCCCTCGGCTGCCCCGCAAATGAGCTGACGCTCGCCGCCATTGCGCGGCTGTGCGATGCGTTCTACATCGGCGGGACGAAATGCGGCGCACTCTTTGGCGAGGCAGTCGTCTTTCCGAAGCCCGGTATTGTGCCGCATTTCTTCACCATCGTCAAGCAAAGCGGCGCACTCCTCGCGAAGGGGCGCGTCCTCGGCATCCAGTTCGACACCCTCTTTACGGACGGACTCTACGAGCGCGGCGGTGCGCATGCCACCCTTATGGCAGACCGCATCCGCGCGGCGCTCACGGAGAAGGGTTATGCGCTCGCCTCCGATGCGCCCACGAATCAGATCTTCCTCGCGCTGAGTCCCGCACAGCTCGCACACCTTTCCGCCCACGTCGGCATGAGCTTCTGGGAGAAGCAGGGCAAAGTGACCGTCATGCGCATTGCGACCAGCTGGGCGACGCAGGATGCGGACGTGGAGCGGCTGATCGCGCTGCTTTAA
- a CDS encoding DUF3791 domain-containing protein: MNQDAMEFVVYMIHACAAKWNLSPKQVYHKMRETGCIDEYLVPNYDILHTQGSGYLVDDIKEYLMNRGMCV; encoded by the coding sequence ATGAATCAGGATGCTATGGAATTTGTTGTCTATATGATTCATGCCTGTGCAGCTAAGTGGAACCTCTCTCCCAAGCAGGTCTACCATAAAATGCGAGAGACAGGCTGCATTGACGAATATCTTGTGCCAAACTACGACATCCTCCATACGCAAGGCAGCGGCTATCTGGTGGATGATATCAAGGAATACCTGATGAACAGGGGGATGTGTGTGTGA
- a CDS encoding DUF3990 domain-containing protein, producing the protein MIVYHGSTEVIRMPDVLHSYRRLDFGQGFYVTSVKEQAMRWARRKAGLQKGRQPVVNCYEMAEDVGDLKHKTFPEDMMEWIDFVCKCRDGDPEYKAYDLISGKVANDKVFRVVDLYHTGIWDKERALKEIKVYPNYDQIAFITQRAIEQMLTYDSYFEV; encoded by the coding sequence GTGATTGTCTACCATGGTTCAACGGAAGTAATTAGGATGCCTGATGTATTGCATTCATACCGACGTCTTGACTTCGGACAGGGATTCTATGTAACCAGCGTCAAAGAACAGGCTATGCGGTGGGCGCGGCGCAAGGCAGGACTGCAGAAGGGCAGGCAGCCCGTTGTGAACTGTTATGAGATGGCAGAGGATGTGGGGGATTTAAAACATAAAACCTTTCCGGAAGATATGATGGAGTGGATAGACTTCGTTTGCAAGTGTCGGGATGGTGATCCGGAATACAAGGCTTACGACCTGATTTCAGGAAAAGTGGCGAATGATAAGGTGTTTCGGGTGGTTGACCTGTATCACACGGGGATCTGGGACAAGGAGAGAGCGCTAAAGGAAATCAAGGTCTATCCCAACTATGACCAGATTGCATTCATCACCCAGAGAGCCATTGAGCAAATGCTGACCTATGATTCCTACTTTGAGGTGTGA
- a CDS encoding autotransporter outer membrane beta-barrel domain-containing protein → MNRRGQVRLGALIAAGLALGWANASASPIEDNHNITVTDGSQRAVYGGDAELRHDNGDGTASASSNTLTVRSNDELGFLAGGWVEYQRYDNATAPGATTLTASGNTVTLTTGKTTHLYGGNIRVYSTQGGPVTYRTNENTILVNAGGTQIGDLYGAHIEQKAAGAGTSFAAEAKKNRVTNTGGAINHATAASVDLIGTDATRVSVTVDDNDISGTGGKYSYVFGGGFGSIKTDSGAAETTVTNNDITIESGTLKDGFSAGGGFARAETRRGAAEAHADKNTVTLRNSSSTNGGYSGGTAYANASGAGATASANENVVAITGGTYSNGRNVTGGSATVRNGAGTILATANANRVTLNPTGAIWEEITGGRALANMTNAASTATASGNILTLNAGSFGESVYGGDASAASNSSTAVATAESNEVYIRGGSYKNAIYGGRATTDGSAGTSAVVRGNIIEISGAPNLSKAELHAGTATAANVTRENNALIVRETKGITAKSIADFQRLTFYVPAGMTADDTMLRVTSSANTNLSGTALEAYLPGSSTANRLRLLYAENAQIDTDSATTMTVYEGVSGHRTAKMGVTTNKKELIVKVDGSAIDGGTTPPPNPNPNPNPNPNPNPNPNPNPNPNPNPNPNPNPNPNPNPNPNPGNNNFVLHENTKSLAETMTGTAAFLGASGDLIAGGGMQSASAEAAGAGGFAPFAAIGGSSLRHETGSHVNVRGMNLAVGFSREVMRGNDRLLFGPIVEYGRGSYDSYLDDGTHGEGNTHYVGGGAFLRQEKKGGMFYEGSLRFGRMSTDYEADLPVGGITRRASYDTDANYIGAHLGVGHTAKAENGTERTLYLRYFYTRQNGASATLSTGDRYDFHAVDSHRLRTGARWTIPQGSGALVLGTSLQYEFKGEAGATYHTGGFSYDTPAPSLKGLSASLELGWKAPLSRNATADLSVEGWAGKQRGVTFKAGLDWRF, encoded by the coding sequence ATGAATCGCAGGGGACAGGTGCGTCTGGGCGCACTGATCGCGGCAGGGCTGGCACTCGGATGGGCGAACGCATCTGCATCACCAATCGAGGACAATCATAATATCACGGTGACAGACGGCAGTCAGCGCGCGGTATACGGTGGAGATGCCGAGCTGCGGCACGATAACGGAGACGGCACGGCATCGGCGAGCAGCAATACGCTTACCGTGCGGAGCAATGACGAGCTCGGCTTCCTCGCGGGCGGCTGGGTCGAATATCAGCGCTACGATAACGCGACAGCGCCGGGCGCGACCACGCTCACGGCGAGCGGGAACACCGTCACGCTCACGACGGGGAAGACGACTCATCTCTACGGCGGCAACATCCGCGTCTATAGTACGCAGGGAGGTCCCGTCACCTATCGGACCAATGAGAATACAATTCTCGTTAACGCGGGGGGCACGCAGATCGGCGACCTCTACGGCGCACACATTGAGCAGAAGGCTGCGGGTGCGGGCACATCCTTTGCCGCCGAGGCAAAGAAGAACCGCGTGACCAACACGGGCGGTGCGATCAATCACGCCACCGCCGCCTCGGTCGATCTCATCGGAACGGATGCCACGCGCGTCAGCGTGACGGTTGATGACAACGACATCAGCGGCACGGGCGGCAAATACTCCTATGTGTTCGGCGGCGGCTTCGGCTCGATCAAAACGGACAGCGGCGCAGCGGAGACAACCGTCACAAACAACGATATCACGATTGAAAGTGGCACGCTCAAAGATGGATTCTCCGCAGGGGGCGGATTTGCCAGAGCCGAGACGAGGCGCGGCGCTGCGGAGGCACACGCGGACAAAAACACTGTCACCCTCAGAAATTCATCGAGCACCAATGGCGGCTACAGCGGCGGAACGGCCTATGCCAATGCCTCGGGTGCGGGCGCAACTGCATCGGCAAATGAGAATGTCGTCGCCATCACGGGCGGCACCTATTCGAATGGGCGTAATGTCACAGGCGGCTCCGCAACCGTTCGAAACGGTGCGGGTACAATCCTTGCCACGGCAAACGCGAACCGCGTCACGCTCAACCCTACGGGCGCCATATGGGAGGAGATCACCGGCGGCAGGGCGCTTGCGAATATGACAAATGCTGCATCCACGGCAACTGCAAGCGGCAATATCCTCACACTCAACGCCGGCAGCTTCGGGGAGTCTGTCTACGGCGGCGATGCGAGTGCCGCGTCGAACAGCAGTACGGCAGTCGCCACTGCCGAAAGCAACGAGGTCTACATCCGCGGCGGCAGCTATAAGAACGCAATCTACGGCGGGCGTGCAACGACGGACGGCTCTGCGGGAACCTCGGCAGTCGTGCGCGGCAATATCATTGAGATCTCAGGGGCGCCCAATCTCAGCAAGGCCGAGCTTCACGCCGGCACTGCTACGGCGGCAAACGTGACGCGGGAAAACAATGCGCTCATCGTACGTGAGACGAAGGGGATCACAGCCAAGAGCATTGCAGATTTTCAGCGGCTCACATTCTACGTGCCCGCAGGCATGACCGCAGACGACACCATGCTGCGCGTCACCTCCAGTGCAAATACGAACCTGAGCGGTACGGCTCTTGAGGCGTATCTGCCGGGCAGCAGTACGGCGAACCGCCTCCGCCTCCTCTACGCAGAGAACGCGCAGATTGATACGGACAGCGCGACCACGATGACCGTCTACGAGGGCGTCTCGGGACATCGGACGGCGAAGATGGGCGTCACGACGAATAAGAAGGAGCTCATCGTAAAGGTTGACGGCAGCGCCATCGACGGGGGCACAACGCCGCCGCCGAATCCGAATCCCAATCCAAATCCCAATCCGAACCCGAACCCGAATCCAAACCCGAATCCAAACCCGAATCCGAATCCCAATCCGAACCCAAATCCAAACCCCAACCCCAACCCCAACCCGAATCCGGGCAATAACAACTTCGTTCTGCACGAGAACACGAAGTCCCTCGCCGAGACCATGACTGGCACGGCGGCATTTCTCGGTGCGAGCGGCGACCTCATCGCGGGCGGCGGCATGCAGAGCGCCTCTGCCGAGGCGGCGGGCGCGGGTGGATTCGCCCCCTTTGCTGCAATCGGCGGGTCGAGTCTGCGCCACGAGACCGGTTCGCACGTCAACGTCCGCGGCATGAATCTCGCCGTTGGCTTCTCCCGTGAGGTCATGCGCGGCAATGACCGCCTCCTCTTCGGCCCCATCGTCGAGTACGGGCGCGGCAGCTACGACTCCTACCTCGACGACGGTACGCACGGCGAGGGCAATACCCACTACGTCGGCGGCGGCGCCTTCCTGCGCCAGGAGAAGAAGGGCGGCATGTTCTACGAGGGCAGCCTGCGCTTCGGGCGCATGAGCACGGACTATGAGGCAGACCTTCCCGTCGGAGGGATCACGCGCCGCGCATCCTATGACACGGATGCGAACTACATCGGCGCACATCTCGGCGTCGGGCACACGGCCAAGGCGGAAAACGGCACGGAGCGCACGCTCTATCTCCGCTATTTCTACACGCGCCAGAACGGTGCGAGCGCAACCCTCTCAACGGGCGACCGCTATGACTTCCACGCCGTCGACAGTCACCGTCTGCGCACGGGTGCGCGCTGGACGATCCCGCAGGGGAGCGGCGCACTCGTCCTCGGTACCTCGCTTCAGTACGAGTTCAAGGGCGAAGCCGGTGCAACCTACCACACGGGCGGCTTCTCCTACGACACCCCCGCTCCCTCGCTCAAGGGACTCTCCGCGAGCCTCGAACTCGGCTGGAAAGCTCCGCTCAGCAGGAATGCCACCGCCGACCTCAGCGTCGAGGGCTGGGCAGGCAAGCAGCGCGGTGTTACCTTCAAGGCAGGACTGGATTGGAGGTTCTAA
- a CDS encoding HepT-like ribonuclease domain-containing protein, whose translation MTVSEKDAQILQHIVKHCDRILDTISYFGEDRMLFIDNHIYQGNVSINLQAIGEIARHLSDVFLAKAKEIPWKQIKGQRNIIAHGYDTGVDFSKVWDMITEDIPPLRKYCADILKENNYEIICVASIPRK comes from the coding sequence ATGACAGTGAGCGAGAAAGATGCACAGATTCTCCAGCATATCGTCAAGCACTGTGATCGAATCCTTGACACCATATCATATTTTGGTGAGGATCGAATGCTCTTTATCGACAACCATATCTATCAGGGAAATGTTTCGATCAATTTACAGGCGATCGGAGAGATTGCCCGACATCTTTCGGATGTGTTTTTAGCAAAGGCAAAAGAGATTCCATGGAAACAGATCAAAGGACAGCGCAATATTATTGCACATGGGTATGATACAGGAGTAGACTTCTCGAAGGTGTGGGATATGATAACAGAAGATATTCCGCCTTTGAGAAAATATTGCGCCGATATCTTGAAAGAAAACAACTACGAGATCATTTGTGTAGCATCGATTCCTAGAAAATAA